The sequence AGGTAGCGCAGACCAGCAAAGTCTTTCGGCTGAATCGACATTGCTGCTTTGACTTCGACGCCAACGATGTCCCGGGACCGTGATTCCAATACGAGGTCAACTTCTTTGCCAGTGGAAGTACGAAAGTGGAAAAGGCGATAGTCAATGGATGACCATGCCTTCTGCTTTAGAAGCTCGTTAGCAACGAAGGCTTCGCAGATACCGCCGGTGATTGTGCTGGAGATGTTCATCTCCAATGCCTCGGGATCTAGACCTGCCAGACTTGTAGCAAGTGCAGTATCCGAAAGGAAGACCTTGGGTTTAGAAATAGCCCGCTTTTCCAGATTGGTTCCCCACGATGGCAGCTGGTTGAGCAAGAAGACATCGCTCAATGCAGTCACGTAGGTAGGGACCGAGCGCTGGGGTATATCAAGCGCGCGCCCAATGTGTGCGGCTACGAGCTCAGCAGTTCCTTGAGCCGCCAACTTGTTGAGAAGCTTGCTCAAACGATCGGGGAATTGAATGCCGTAGAGCTCGGTGGCGTCCTTCGACAGTACTCGTTCAATGTAGGCGTCGAACCAGCGGTGCTGTCGCCTTCGGCTAGCATCCCTAAGCCCAGGGAAGCTTGGTGTGCAGAAGAGCTGAAAGTAGTCATTTCGGGAAGGTGTAGATGTGGGATTTACACCTTCTTCCCGCAATGACCACACTCGACCTGCAAAGTCGTCGTGGATGCCCAACCGTTCACCCACGCTAAGTCCGTGAAGACGAATTGTCTCTGCGCGACCAGCGAGAGATTCTTCAGCTCCTGTGAGGCTAAGGAGATTAGAGGACCCAGTGAGGATGAAACGACCTGGCCGCCGATCTTCTTCGAGTGTGCCTTTGATAGCGCGAAAGAGTTCAGGCGCGC is a genomic window of Corynebacterium singulare containing:
- a CDS encoding ATP-binding protein, which encodes MAMEALQNGNEEIAEWQYNSCRTATRVLQKRNIAGRLTVMTESFLYRNAQGLAEEILSDTPVLTISGARQVGKSTLVHQLLEEREHRFFNLDESTSLASAKEDPDGFVRQFPEGTLAIDEIQRAPELFRAIKGTLEEDRRPGRFILTGSSNLLSLTGAEESLAGRAETIRLHGLSVGERLGIHDDFAGRVWSLREEGVNPTSTPSRNDYFQLFCTPSFPGLRDASRRRQHRWFDAYIERVLSKDATELYGIQFPDRLSKLLNKLAAQGTAELVAAHIGRALDIPQRSVPTYVTALSDVFLLNQLPSWGTNLEKRAISKPKVFLSDTALATSLAGLDPEALEMNISSTITGGICEAFVANELLKQKAWSSIDYRLFHFRTSTGKEVDLVLESRSRDIVGVEVKAAMSIQPKDFAGLRYLQQVAGASFRAGIVLYTGKHVLPMGDNLWAMPISMLWHG